The Mycolicibacterium hassiacum DSM 44199 genome includes a window with the following:
- a CDS encoding acetyl-CoA hydrolase/transferase C-terminal domain-containing protein codes for MTVAFGDGVGALRSLADGTAVGAVLSEVARELGGIRLVLGWLTAAPEGLDPGAFTDVVALMPGWGVRTVLSCATARFVPTPLSGIAALLADTLRPDVLLTRLVLRDSDACFGTEVSWQRQLADGGVRVLGIADDTAPCADAGPPVAATVLGRCTDGPRRYESAAPEPVHEALADAVLRFVPEGARLQYGPGQLGTALLRRTDRALRIDTGLLTDAVVDLDRRGLLIGTPSATYLLGSDELYAWADGRAILRGIDHTHDVSRLAADEGPFIAVNTAIEIDPVGQINVEGVGDKVVGGIGGHPDYCAAARRSRGGLSIIAVPSRTKGRSPLVERLSRPVSTPAYDVDLIVTESGHADLRGADWTERRRLIAALFE; via the coding sequence ATGACCGTCGCGTTCGGCGACGGTGTCGGTGCCCTGCGGTCGCTGGCCGACGGGACCGCGGTCGGTGCGGTGCTCAGCGAGGTCGCGCGCGAGCTCGGCGGCATCCGGCTGGTGCTGGGCTGGTTGACCGCCGCCCCGGAGGGTTTGGATCCCGGCGCGTTCACCGACGTGGTGGCGTTGATGCCGGGTTGGGGCGTTCGGACCGTGTTGTCCTGTGCCACCGCGCGTTTCGTTCCCACCCCGCTCAGCGGTATCGCCGCGCTGCTGGCCGACACGCTGCGTCCGGACGTTCTGCTGACCCGGTTGGTGCTGCGCGACAGCGACGCCTGTTTCGGCACCGAGGTGTCCTGGCAGCGTCAGCTCGCCGACGGCGGGGTGCGGGTGCTCGGCATCGCCGACGACACCGCCCCGTGCGCCGACGCCGGCCCGCCGGTGGCCGCAACGGTGCTCGGGCGCTGCACCGACGGTCCGCGGCGGTACGAGTCCGCCGCGCCGGAGCCGGTGCACGAGGCGCTGGCCGACGCCGTGCTGCGGTTCGTCCCCGAGGGCGCCCGGCTGCAATACGGCCCGGGTCAGTTGGGCACCGCGCTGCTGCGCCGCACCGACAGGGCGCTGCGGATCGATACCGGATTGCTCACCGACGCGGTGGTCGACCTCGACCGGCGGGGACTGCTGATCGGAACCCCGTCGGCGACATACCTGTTGGGCAGCGACGAGCTGTACGCGTGGGCCGACGGGCGGGCGATTCTGCGCGGCATCGACCACACCCATGACGTCTCCCGGCTGGCCGCCGACGAGGGGCCGTTCATCGCGGTCAACACCGCGATCGAGATCGACCCGGTCGGCCAGATCAACGTCGAGGGCGTCGGCGACAAGGTGGTGGGCGGGATCGGTGGACATCCCGACTACTGTGCGGCCGCCCGCCGGTCGCGCGGCGGGCTGTCGATCATCGCGGTTCCGTCCAGAACGAAGGGCCGCTCGCCGCTGGTCGAGCGGCTGAGCCGGCCGGTCTCCACGCCCGCCTACGACGTCGACCTCATCGTCACCGAATCGGGCCACGCCGATCTGCGGGGCGCCGACTGGACCGAGCGCAGGCGGCTGATCGCCGCGTTGTTCGAGTGA
- a CDS encoding acyl-CoA dehydrogenase family protein: MTTALADTEDLDELRSRIRSFLQNAPKPDGLRNYGPTPTADDIEPGRAWHKYLAEHGYVCLHWPKEYGGADASVAFQAIFAEECARAGVPRQLGITAIDLVGPVLIKFGTPEQKARYLDPIRLGDHVWTQLFSEPGAGSDLAGVRTRAEKTDTGWRINGQKVWSSAANSAQYGLLLARTGPEQHAGLSMFIVPMDAPGVSVRPLKQMDGESKFNEVFLDNVELADDALIGEPGQGWAIALVTLGRERLTLGTQAVAMFKLHERMVQAARDRGRLDATLSRSLTRLWARMWLLRYTWQRAIEGGDLTSPAFSVLKLMTSETDRDLGDLATEVLGTDVCVDPTAGTDDADLVRAMLVGRAQTILGGTSEIQRNILGERVLGLPKEPR, from the coding sequence GTGACGACCGCGCTGGCGGACACCGAAGACCTCGATGAGCTGCGGTCCCGGATACGGTCGTTCCTGCAGAACGCGCCGAAGCCGGACGGTCTGCGCAACTACGGCCCGACCCCGACCGCCGACGACATCGAACCCGGGCGCGCCTGGCACAAGTACCTCGCCGAGCACGGCTACGTGTGTCTGCACTGGCCGAAGGAGTACGGCGGCGCCGATGCCTCGGTGGCGTTCCAGGCGATCTTCGCCGAGGAGTGCGCGCGCGCCGGGGTGCCGCGTCAGCTGGGCATCACCGCGATCGATCTGGTCGGGCCGGTGCTGATCAAGTTCGGCACCCCCGAGCAGAAGGCGCGCTACCTCGACCCGATCCGGCTGGGTGATCACGTCTGGACACAGCTGTTCTCCGAGCCGGGCGCCGGATCGGATCTGGCCGGGGTGCGTACCCGCGCCGAGAAGACCGACACCGGGTGGCGGATCAACGGCCAGAAGGTGTGGAGCTCGGCGGCCAACTCCGCCCAGTACGGGTTGCTGCTGGCGCGCACCGGCCCGGAGCAGCACGCCGGGCTGAGCATGTTCATCGTGCCGATGGACGCACCGGGTGTGTCGGTGCGCCCGCTCAAGCAGATGGACGGCGAGTCGAAGTTCAACGAGGTCTTTTTGGACAACGTCGAGCTCGCCGACGACGCGCTGATCGGCGAGCCCGGCCAGGGGTGGGCGATCGCCCTGGTGACGCTGGGCCGCGAACGGCTCACGCTGGGCACCCAGGCGGTCGCGATGTTCAAACTGCACGAGCGGATGGTGCAGGCCGCACGCGACCGCGGCCGGCTCGATGCGACGCTGAGCCGGTCGCTGACCAGGCTGTGGGCCCGGATGTGGTTGCTGCGCTACACCTGGCAGCGCGCGATCGAAGGCGGCGACCTCACCTCGCCGGCGTTCTCGGTGCTGAAGCTGATGACCTCCGAAACCGACCGCGACCTGGGCGATCTGGCCACCGAGGTGCTCGGCACCGACGTCTGCGTCGACCCGACGGCCGGCACCGACGACGCCGACCTGGTGCGCGCCATGCTGGTCGGCCGCGCGCAGACGATCCTCGGCGGGACCAGCGAGATTCAGCGCAACATCCTCGGCGAGCGGGTGCTGGGCCTGCCCAAAGAACCCCGGTGA
- a CDS encoding SDR family NAD(P)-dependent oxidoreductase: MSQELAGSQPLAGRVVLVTGGGRGIGRSHCLALARHGAAVVVNDPGVSRDGTAGDTGPAAEVVAEIEAAGGKAVAHTGSVADWDDVADMIRTAVDTFGTLTGVVNNAGIVRDATVTNATEEDWDAVIAVHLKGTFAVTRHACAYWREQAKAGNRIDARIVNTVSGAGLWGNYGQAAYGAAKAAIANLTVVTAMEGRRYGVTANAISPLAVTRISQDFFKGERAGDPALDPARSSEVVAWLQSAESGWLTGQILRIDGHKLIRIEGYSEAPQRYHAQDGESLRFDEIGQAVSWLYGTAPRGLAGPLPTS, encoded by the coding sequence ATGTCACAGGAATTGGCGGGGTCACAACCATTGGCCGGACGCGTGGTACTGGTCACCGGGGGCGGCCGGGGCATCGGCCGCAGCCACTGCCTGGCGCTGGCCAGACACGGGGCGGCGGTGGTGGTCAACGATCCCGGTGTCAGCCGCGACGGCACCGCCGGTGACACCGGGCCGGCCGCCGAGGTCGTCGCCGAGATCGAGGCCGCGGGCGGAAAAGCGGTCGCGCACACCGGTTCCGTCGCCGATTGGGACGATGTCGCCGACATGATCCGCACCGCCGTCGACACCTTCGGCACGCTGACCGGGGTGGTGAACAACGCCGGCATCGTCCGCGACGCGACGGTGACCAACGCGACCGAGGAGGACTGGGACGCGGTGATCGCGGTGCACCTGAAGGGCACCTTCGCGGTCACCCGGCACGCGTGCGCCTACTGGCGGGAACAGGCCAAGGCGGGCAATCGGATCGACGCGCGGATTGTCAATACCGTCTCGGGTGCGGGGCTGTGGGGCAACTACGGTCAGGCCGCCTACGGTGCCGCCAAGGCGGCGATCGCCAACCTCACCGTCGTCACCGCGATGGAGGGGCGCCGATACGGGGTGACCGCCAACGCGATCTCGCCGCTGGCGGTGACCCGCATCAGCCAGGACTTCTTCAAGGGTGAGCGGGCCGGCGACCCCGCGCTGGATCCGGCGCGCAGCTCGGAGGTGGTCGCCTGGCTGCAGTCGGCGGAGTCGGGGTGGTTGACCGGGCAGATCCTGCGCATCGACGGCCACAAGCTGATCCGGATCGAGGGCTACAGCGAGGCGCCGCAGCGGTATCACGCACAGGACGGGGAGTCGCTGCGGTTCGATGAGATCGGCCAGGCGGTGAGCTGGCTCTACGGCACCGCCCCGCGCGGCCTCGCCGGCCCCTTGCCGACCTCCTGA
- a CDS encoding TetR/AcrR family transcriptional regulator has translation MTSRVAAAVARALDARQREATEEVERILRAALVVMERVSPAPPRVSDIVAEAGTSNAAFYRYFSGKDDLILAVLERGVSLVASYLEHEMAKETTPLAAVARWIEGTLAQIGEAQLMNVTRAAINQFTPSRDNEITQPLRRLLEEQVAAAGCDNPELATDAVFATVLGTLRRHVEEATRPTPAEVDHLVRFCLTAIDPEVTPSPTAVARTRRRRGSAARRPRTKR, from the coding sequence ATGACCTCACGGGTGGCGGCCGCGGTGGCGCGGGCCCTCGACGCGCGCCAGCGGGAAGCGACCGAGGAGGTGGAGCGGATCCTGCGGGCCGCGCTGGTGGTCATGGAACGGGTGTCCCCGGCACCGCCCCGGGTCAGCGACATCGTCGCGGAGGCCGGCACCTCCAACGCCGCGTTCTACCGCTACTTCTCCGGCAAGGACGATCTGATCCTCGCGGTGCTGGAGCGCGGCGTGAGCCTGGTGGCGTCCTACCTCGAGCACGAGATGGCCAAGGAGACCACCCCGCTGGCGGCGGTGGCGCGCTGGATCGAGGGAACGCTGGCACAGATCGGCGAGGCGCAGTTGATGAACGTCACCCGCGCGGCCATCAACCAGTTCACGCCCAGCCGCGACAACGAGATCACCCAGCCGCTGCGCCGGTTGCTCGAGGAACAGGTCGCCGCGGCCGGCTGCGACAACCCCGAGCTCGCGACCGACGCGGTGTTCGCCACCGTGCTCGGCACGCTGCGCAGGCATGTGGAGGAGGCGACCCGGCCGACTCCCGCCGAGGTCGACCACCTGGTTCGGTTCTGTCTGACCGCGATCGACCCCGAGGTGACACCCAGCCCGACCGCCGTCGCCCGCACCCGTCGGCGACGCGGATCCGCCGCCCGGCGCCCGCGCACCAAGCGCTGA
- a CDS encoding Rieske 2Fe-2S domain-containing protein: MGRPVVVTDNETEVRLPSWMAPTGWFVVAWSHELEPGGIKPLKVFGQDLVLYRSNAGTVHCLDAFCQHLGAHLGYGGTVSGDCVVCPFHGWTWGPDGRNVAVPEGRTSKRRITPWPVCEQNGIIYLWHDVAGRSPTWTLPDIFEDLRDEYPTGEFWDVAAAETAFDYGRLPIQPRMVVENIVDPAHFRYVHHTRDLPTLVSYEVTDSFFMTKLRVHSRGKRKVDGPRREDTVTLKQWGVGMAYTRFSGRDNTHSAISVTPVDAHNSILRQTLFIEKIDGETDEQRTARIAAIESVFPEDLAIWQRQRFIEPPSLQTEEAKLFRMMRRWAQSFCPKPGEYGAGSR, encoded by the coding sequence GTGGGCAGGCCAGTTGTGGTGACCGACAACGAAACCGAGGTCAGGCTACCGTCCTGGATGGCGCCCACCGGCTGGTTCGTTGTCGCCTGGTCGCACGAACTCGAACCCGGCGGGATCAAGCCGCTCAAGGTGTTCGGACAGGATCTTGTGCTGTACCGGTCGAACGCCGGCACCGTGCACTGCCTGGATGCCTTCTGTCAGCACCTGGGGGCGCACCTCGGTTACGGCGGCACGGTGTCCGGCGACTGTGTTGTGTGCCCGTTCCACGGCTGGACCTGGGGGCCGGACGGCCGCAATGTCGCGGTGCCGGAGGGGCGAACCAGCAAGCGGCGTATCACGCCGTGGCCGGTGTGCGAGCAGAACGGGATCATCTACCTGTGGCACGATGTCGCCGGCCGGTCGCCGACATGGACGCTGCCCGACATCTTCGAAGACCTGCGCGACGAGTATCCCACCGGCGAGTTCTGGGACGTGGCGGCCGCCGAGACCGCGTTCGACTACGGCCGGCTGCCGATCCAACCGCGGATGGTCGTGGAAAACATCGTCGACCCAGCGCATTTCCGCTACGTTCACCACACCCGCGACCTGCCCACCCTGGTGAGTTACGAGGTCACCGACAGCTTCTTCATGACCAAGCTGCGGGTGCACTCGCGGGGCAAACGCAAGGTCGACGGTCCGCGCCGGGAGGACACGGTCACCCTCAAGCAGTGGGGAGTCGGGATGGCCTACACCCGATTCTCCGGCCGGGACAACACGCACTCGGCCATCTCGGTCACCCCGGTGGACGCGCACAACTCGATCCTGCGCCAGACCCTGTTCATCGAGAAGATCGACGGGGAGACCGACGAGCAGCGGACGGCGCGCATCGCGGCCATCGAGTCGGTGTTCCCGGAAGACCTGGCCATCTGGCAGCGTCAGCGGTTCATCGAACCGCCGTCACTGCAGACCGAGGAGGCCAAGCTGTTCCGCATGATGCGGCGCTGGGCGCAGAGCTTCTGTCCGAAGCCGGGGGAGTACGGCGCCGGGAGTCGCTGA
- a CDS encoding CaiB/BaiF CoA transferase family protein, with protein sequence MASSSVVEPLAGLRVVDLSSTLPGAYCTQFLADAGADVLMVESPGGSALRSLRGWPALGRGKRSRVLDLKAESARAELDGLLADADVLVTTFSPAALVGLGIDSDSLLARHPRLVIAHITGYGRGGPWRDLKGYEALVLAKAGLCHAVRRMANPPRPSYVNVPYASFAAAHAAVHGILAALHERERSGLGQVVDTDLVRGVYAVDAWNWFGELVGIRWPEAYNTVEAWTDDGTPQSPMLLALLTAPTKDGYWLQFAQVSPHLFAAMLNEFGLMELLADPKWKGFPNFEDPALFREFWSIMLARVGERTLAEWQQVFDGNPDLCAELFRSGPQVLDHPQLQHDQRSTVVDDPVRGPVRQPSTLIHTPDGPLRRPAAAPRLGESGEGWSSDSITASNAAGSGGDARPPLAGITILEFGEMFAAPYATSVLADLGARVIKFEAMGGDSIRNLLQFPEAAGAKVMQGKHSIQVDLHTEEGKAIAHRLVASADVVLQSMRAGAAQRLGIDAATLHAINPDLIYVSAPGYGVDGPYAARPAYAPSISAAGGVALANAPDAACATANLDEVMHQAPRVTSAGTIPELQTDGLAALAVASAILTALIGRDRGRPLTELRTSMLATATHALTDWVVDYPGAPAAPEPAHDGNGLSALYRIYDAGEGRVFLAAPQPKEWPSLVAAMRDFADLADERFSTPQGRAANDADLAQRLEAAFRKEPAEFWEKRLTEAGVGCVELYEGAPARLIQTDPQLAAEYAVTAVSPVFDEHLRFTPLVAMSRSEVRAPGGCLAGQHTAEVLREFGYDDATIAKWQDAGVINCG encoded by the coding sequence ATGGCGTCGTCGTCCGTCGTGGAACCCCTTGCCGGCCTGCGCGTGGTCGATCTGTCGAGCACCCTGCCGGGGGCGTACTGCACCCAGTTCCTGGCGGATGCGGGCGCCGATGTGCTGATGGTCGAATCGCCGGGCGGTAGCGCGCTGCGCAGCCTGCGCGGCTGGCCGGCGCTCGGGCGGGGAAAGCGCAGCCGGGTTCTCGACCTCAAGGCCGAATCCGCCCGCGCCGAGTTGGACGGGCTGCTCGCCGACGCCGACGTGCTGGTGACGACCTTCAGCCCGGCTGCGCTGGTCGGTCTGGGCATCGACTCGGACAGCCTGCTCGCCCGCCACCCCCGCTTGGTGATCGCCCACATCACCGGGTACGGGCGCGGCGGTCCGTGGCGTGATCTGAAGGGCTACGAAGCTCTGGTGCTCGCCAAGGCGGGACTGTGCCATGCGGTGCGGCGGATGGCGAATCCGCCGCGTCCGTCATATGTGAACGTGCCCTACGCCAGCTTCGCGGCGGCCCACGCCGCGGTGCACGGCATCCTGGCCGCCCTGCACGAACGGGAGCGCAGCGGGCTCGGCCAGGTCGTCGACACCGACCTGGTGCGCGGGGTGTACGCCGTCGACGCGTGGAACTGGTTCGGCGAACTCGTCGGGATCCGGTGGCCGGAGGCCTACAACACCGTCGAGGCCTGGACCGATGACGGTACCCCGCAGAGTCCCATGCTGCTCGCGTTGCTGACCGCCCCCACCAAGGACGGGTACTGGCTGCAGTTCGCCCAGGTGTCGCCGCATCTGTTCGCGGCCATGCTGAACGAGTTCGGGTTGATGGAACTGCTCGCCGACCCGAAGTGGAAGGGTTTTCCGAACTTCGAGGATCCCGCGCTCTTCCGGGAGTTCTGGTCGATCATGCTGGCGAGGGTCGGTGAGCGCACGCTCGCCGAGTGGCAGCAGGTCTTCGACGGCAACCCCGATCTGTGTGCCGAGCTGTTCCGTTCCGGCCCACAGGTTCTCGACCATCCCCAGCTGCAACACGATCAGCGCTCCACCGTCGTCGACGATCCGGTTCGCGGGCCGGTTCGTCAACCGTCGACGCTGATTCACACCCCCGACGGCCCACTGCGCCGACCGGCCGCCGCGCCGCGGCTGGGCGAGTCCGGGGAGGGGTGGTCGTCCGACTCGATTACGGCGTCGAATGCGGCCGGATCCGGCGGTGACGCCCGGCCACCACTGGCCGGCATCACGATCCTGGAGTTCGGTGAGATGTTCGCCGCCCCCTACGCCACCAGCGTGCTGGCCGATCTCGGCGCGCGCGTCATCAAGTTCGAGGCGATGGGCGGCGACAGCATCCGCAATCTGCTGCAGTTCCCGGAGGCGGCCGGCGCCAAGGTGATGCAGGGCAAGCACAGCATCCAGGTCGACCTGCACACCGAGGAGGGGAAGGCGATCGCGCACCGACTGGTCGCCTCCGCCGATGTGGTCCTGCAGTCCATGCGCGCGGGCGCGGCCCAGCGACTCGGCATCGACGCCGCGACGCTGCACGCCATCAACCCGGACCTCATCTACGTCTCCGCGCCCGGCTACGGTGTCGACGGCCCCTACGCCGCCCGGCCGGCGTACGCGCCCAGCATCAGCGCGGCCGGCGGGGTGGCGCTGGCGAACGCGCCGGACGCCGCCTGCGCGACCGCCAACCTCGATGAGGTCATGCATCAGGCGCCGCGGGTCACCAGCGCCGGCACCATACCGGAGCTGCAGACGGACGGCTTGGCGGCGCTGGCGGTGGCCTCGGCGATCCTCACCGCGCTCATCGGCCGCGACCGGGGTCGGCCGCTCACCGAGCTGCGCACCTCGATGCTGGCGACGGCCACCCATGCGCTCACCGACTGGGTGGTCGACTACCCGGGCGCGCCCGCGGCTCCGGAGCCGGCGCACGACGGCAACGGGCTGTCGGCCCTGTACCGGATCTACGACGCGGGTGAGGGGCGGGTCTTCCTGGCCGCCCCACAGCCGAAGGAGTGGCCGTCGCTGGTGGCCGCGATGCGCGATTTCGCCGATCTGGCCGACGAGCGGTTCAGCACCCCGCAGGGGCGCGCGGCCAACGACGCCGACCTCGCCCAGCGTCTCGAGGCGGCGTTCCGCAAGGAACCGGCCGAGTTCTGGGAGAAGCGGCTCACCGAAGCCGGGGTGGGGTGTGTCGAACTCTACGAGGGGGCACCCGCCCGGCTGATCCAGACCGATCCGCAGCTGGCGGCCGAGTACGCGGTCACCGCGGTCAGCCCGGTCTTCGACGAGCACCTGAGGTTCACGCCGCTGGTGGCAATGAGCCGCTCGGAGGTGCGGGCGCCCGGCGGGTGTCTGGCCGGGCAGCACACCGCGGAGGTGCTGCGTGAGTTCGGCTACGATGACGCGACGATCGCGAAATGGCAGGATGCCGGTGTGATCAACTGTGGCTGA
- a CDS encoding TetR/AcrR family transcriptional regulator codes for MATGRRPRARRGTAPGLIRDAARQLFAERGYGATTREIAERAGVSHELIFRYFESKEKLFVEAVLSPLLDAIGELHRGWLDDVSQGRGSEREYIIRFATAFFDFLTDNRAIAQAMIRLLADSDDDEVVAHVRGRISATLAPMEASLEEYLSRIGMTVPDPGLQLRQMLLSIGVAANILPFTYDSDDAVPGRDEVFYVVLRSVLPMWGQALEAPDGAATGRRRR; via the coding sequence ATGGCGACTGGGCGCAGGCCGCGGGCGCGCCGGGGCACGGCTCCGGGCCTGATCCGCGACGCCGCGCGTCAACTGTTCGCCGAACGGGGCTACGGCGCGACCACCCGTGAGATCGCCGAGCGGGCCGGGGTGTCGCACGAACTGATCTTCCGCTACTTCGAATCCAAGGAGAAGCTGTTCGTCGAGGCGGTGCTCAGCCCGCTGCTGGACGCGATCGGCGAGTTGCACCGCGGCTGGCTCGACGATGTGTCACAGGGGCGCGGCAGCGAACGGGAGTACATCATTAGGTTCGCCACCGCGTTCTTCGACTTTCTCACCGACAATCGCGCGATCGCGCAGGCGATGATCCGCCTGCTGGCCGATTCGGACGACGACGAGGTGGTCGCGCACGTCCGCGGACGTATCAGCGCCACGCTCGCGCCGATGGAAGCCTCGTTGGAGGAATATCTTTCGCGGATCGGCATGACCGTCCCGGACCCGGGGCTGCAGCTTCGGCAGATGTTGCTGTCCATCGGTGTCGCGGCCAACATCCTGCCGTTCACCTACGACAGTGACGACGCCGTGCCCGGTCGCGACGAGGTCTTCTATGTGGTTCTGCGGTCCGTCCTGCCGATGTGGGGTCAGGCGCTCGAGGCGCCGGACGGAGCGGCTACCGGTCGCCGGCGGCGCTGA
- a CDS encoding TetR/AcrR family transcriptional regulator — MAESRTVDRSSERQHIIDAAYRCFDRNSGSSVSITEILDEAGVGTRAFYRNFSTKHDLLLEMFRRDREAVQAQLREVVARAETPVEALRAWMTHLLEVASHPRKRKRMAVFYSEEMRRTPGYERELELVTAADQASIAAILHRGKAEGVFTRCTPEADARTICAAVEAALLDRFHQKSTGTVEEDVEQLMGFVLRGLGAA, encoded by the coding sequence GTGGCTGAATCTCGGACGGTCGATCGCTCATCGGAGCGGCAGCACATCATCGATGCCGCCTACCGCTGTTTCGATCGCAATTCGGGCTCGTCGGTGTCGATCACCGAGATCCTCGACGAGGCCGGGGTGGGTACCCGGGCGTTCTACCGCAACTTCAGCACCAAGCACGACCTGTTGCTGGAGATGTTCCGCCGGGACCGGGAGGCGGTGCAGGCCCAGCTGCGTGAAGTGGTCGCCCGGGCCGAGACGCCGGTCGAGGCGCTGCGCGCATGGATGACCCACCTGCTCGAGGTGGCATCGCATCCGCGCAAACGCAAGCGGATGGCGGTCTTCTACTCCGAGGAGATGCGGCGCACGCCCGGATACGAGCGTGAGCTCGAGCTCGTCACCGCCGCCGATCAGGCCTCGATCGCGGCGATCCTGCACCGTGGCAAGGCCGAGGGGGTGTTCACCCGGTGCACCCCGGAGGCCGACGCCCGCACGATCTGCGCCGCCGTCGAAGCGGCGCTGCTCGACCGGTTCCACCAGAAGTCGACCGGGACGGTGGAGGAGGACGTCGAGCAGCTGATGGGCTTCGTCCTGCGCGGCCTCGGCGCGGCCTGA
- a CDS encoding TetR/AcrR family transcriptional regulator codes for MAMKPRERTPPWAAGAKTDRTREQIIDGARLAFQEFGYASTRVEQIAKRAGVSRPTFYVYFASKQDAFLAVADRSVERLDRVLEALEALPGRPDDRDLASWVAELFSYFDDFGVFATVWRQAAFADPELQQSGWKAQRRWATRIGRQIDRLRGRSFGDAVAQGLAVEAMLEALWFIAYMDGSGRGRESAVATATAMLRSLLANT; via the coding sequence ATGGCGATGAAGCCGCGCGAACGCACGCCGCCGTGGGCGGCCGGTGCCAAGACGGACCGCACCCGCGAGCAGATCATCGACGGAGCCCGGCTGGCCTTCCAGGAGTTCGGTTACGCCAGCACCCGGGTCGAACAGATCGCCAAGCGGGCCGGGGTGTCACGACCCACCTTCTACGTCTACTTCGCGTCCAAACAGGACGCCTTCCTGGCCGTCGCCGATCGTTCGGTCGAGCGGCTGGACCGCGTGCTCGAGGCTCTCGAGGCGTTGCCGGGTCGCCCTGACGACCGCGACCTGGCGTCCTGGGTGGCGGAACTCTTCTCCTATTTCGACGATTTCGGGGTGTTCGCCACGGTGTGGCGACAGGCCGCGTTCGCCGATCCCGAGCTGCAGCAATCCGGTTGGAAGGCACAGCGACGCTGGGCGACCCGGATCGGCCGGCAGATCGACCGCCTGCGTGGCCGTTCGTTCGGCGACGCCGTCGCGCAGGGGCTGGCCGTGGAGGCCATGCTCGAGGCGCTCTGGTTCATCGCCTATATGGACGGCTCCGGGCGGGGCCGGGAGTCGGCGGTCGCCACCGCGACCGCGATGCTGCGCTCCCTGCTCGCCAATACTTGA